One part of the Candidatus Woesearchaeota archaeon genome encodes these proteins:
- a CDS encoding transposase has protein sequence MASLTSIARRLRVHRTTLSRRLKVSNAPPIPVQTRVLIHPPVVVLDGTTISKQTVLVVAYDTISGQPLAWSFVSHERFDIWHPLLVRISSHHQPHAIVSDGQKGLLKASKSVFPHTPHQRCIAHIIRLSLAWLTRNPQTFAGQELRVLVRNLAQTKTSPDANRWRDSFLAWDVRYESFLKEKSLNPVTGRKWHTHRKLRAVRSLILHALPNMFLFTSDPYIPNTTNAVEGGINAPLAELLHRHRGITEQQKKALVTRFLYARRKRKLPTRNAT, from the coding sequence CTATTGCTCGGCGTTTGCGTGTGCATCGCACCACGCTCTCGCGGCGATTGAAGGTGTCAAACGCGCCGCCAATCCCCGTACAGACACGCGTACTGATTCATCCTCCGGTCGTCGTGTTGGATGGAACAACAATCTCAAAACAAACTGTATTGGTTGTTGCCTATGATACGATTTCTGGCCAACCGCTCGCGTGGTCATTTGTATCTCATGAGCGATTTGATATTTGGCACCCCCTGCTCGTTCGTATCTCATCTCACCATCAACCACACGCCATCGTTTCTGACGGGCAAAAAGGGCTTCTCAAGGCTTCAAAATCAGTATTTCCACATACACCTCACCAGCGGTGTATTGCTCATATCATCCGATTGTCTCTGGCATGGCTCACGAGAAATCCACAGACGTTCGCAGGACAAGAGCTGCGGGTTTTGGTGAGAAACTTGGCACAGACAAAAACATCCCCCGATGCAAACCGGTGGCGTGACTCTTTTCTGGCATGGGATGTGCGATACGAATCATTTCTCAAGGAAAAAAGCCTGAATCCGGTGACCGGCAGGAAATGGCATACGCATCGGAAACTTCGAGCAGTCCGATCATTGATTCTGCATGCGCTACCGAATATGTTTCTCTTCACCAGTGATCCGTATATTCCCAACACAACCAATGCGGTTGAGGGTGGCATCAACGCGCCATTGGCAGAATTGCTTCATCGGCATCGTGGCATTACCGAACAACAGAAAAAAGCGCTGGTGACACGCTTTTTATATGCTCGCAGAAAAAGAAAATTACCAACACGAAACGCTACTTAA